CTGTCGCCGACGAGCACGACGGGGTGTCCGAGCGCCTGTCCGGCGAAGGCGAGGCCTATGCCGAGCGTGCCGGAGGTCGATTCCACGACGGGTGCGCCGGGGAGGAGTTCGCCGCGCTCCTCGGCTCCGAGGAGCATGGACACCGCGGCACGTGCCTTCATGCCGCCGACGCCGTGTCCTTCGAGCTTGGCCCAGAAGCCCGGGTGGGGCAGGGGCAGTCCGGTGGTGATCCTGGCGAGCGGGGTGCGGCCGATGAGGGCGAGGAGTTCGCGGTTGGGTGCGAGAGCGGGCAGGGATGCCGTGGTCACGAGGTGCCTCCGTCGTACGGGCGGCTGCGGGGGACGGCGTCGGGTCCGCCGTCGCCCGCGCGGTAGCGGTGGATGGTGCCGGGCCCGCCGTCGAGCCAGAAGAAGGGGTACGGCTCGGCGCACACCGCGGTGACTCCGGCGCCCAGGAACCGGGGCAGGACCGCGCTGCCGGTCTGGGCGAACATGACCAGTGGCTTCCGGCGCTTCCAGGCGCTCCTGCGCAGCGGGTCGAAGGTCCCGTTGCCCAGGGTCATACCGGAGGCCAGCACCGCGTCGCAGTGGCCGATCCCCTTGAGGGCGTCCGTACCGATGGGCTCCCCCCAGTCGGTGGTTCCTCCCTTCAGGTCACAGGGAATGACGGTGAGGCCGCGCGAACGCAGTTCGTACAGAAGGGAGTTCACGACGCCGACGACCAGGACGGTGCCGCCGGGCGACACGTCCAGCAGGTCGGCGACGGCGGTGGCCCGCGCCCGGGACCGTTCGAGCGAGCTTCCGGCGGGGACGGTCACCGGCTGCGCCCCGTGGTCAGGGGTGTGGGGAGTGACGTCCGTCAGATAGGCGTCCAGGGCCGCGACCCGGACCGGCAGCAGCGGATGGGCGAGGAGCTCTGCCACGTCGGCGCCGGCACAGTCCTCGACGGCTCCGGCGGGAAGGGCTCCAGGTTCGACCGCGCACGAGCCGACCGCGCGCTCCAGGCGCAG
The DNA window shown above is from Streptomyces sp. Alt3 and carries:
- a CDS encoding Rossmann-like domain-containing protein, with protein sequence MTTTSRPPASCLGTLLDQALRGELGPDPSTRLISVAFTTSQAARHDGRQGGYRNEVLSLRLERAVGSCAVEPGALPAGAVEDCAGADVAELLAHPLLPVRVAALDAYLTDVTPHTPDHGAQPVTVPAGSSLERSRARATAVADLLDVSPGGTVLVVGVVNSLLYELRSRGLTVIPCDLKGGTTDWGEPIGTDALKGIGHCDAVLASGMTLGNGTFDPLRRSAWKRRKPLVMFAQTGSAVLPRFLGAGVTAVCAEPYPFFWLDGGPGTIHRYRAGDGGPDAVPRSRPYDGGTS